In Candidatus Epulonipiscium viviparus, one DNA window encodes the following:
- a CDS encoding AAA family ATPase, giving the protein MELTWLQVKDLFQPSDFVFDTTEQISENHYFIQQDVSALNFALNLNDYSIFIASEDHFLDKIRQMIEDKATSLETPDDLCYVFNFDEPNKPNAVYISAGVGARLSNDLKEFTAFLKNELKFSNTLSQEQDLVNANDIAKDELFAALKTEVLKLGFKIKDVDGGWSFVASGHKIKYSEANAALVKQLAQITITKIHDLDDQLDTALTNIFEEELLKQISAPLHKLKTKYSAYPELLQYFQNISDDILENAETFAPPADNPEGESALSALLPMLGGLDIDEFLKRYEVNVIVDNGATKGAPVILATECDYSSLLGNIVINDTPEVSNIIAGELHKARGGFLIVKAADIVERIDGWDAIAKTLKTGFIAMKDIKSDTINKPKMLEPAKITANVRIIMVGSHYHHEALKEYSAMFDELFKLRIDFADCVAYTKNMVEVIGYEVQQFTKAKNLKPVTTAALLRAIRKTQERSDKINLDFRPIMKFIEEANSIAADEITAADIDAVDNFHKTLLNKVHKNAAEDYLLERTLIDVSGAKVGEINGLCVYDLGEYSLGQPAKITATSYRGKKGIINIEKVAKLSGEIHTKGVEIIEGFIGNRFAKHIDLNLSCKICMEQSYGGLDGDSASSAELYAIISSIADIPIKQNLAVTGSINQYGCIQPVGGLNEKIEGFFRACQSKGLTGDQGVIIPHQNTVDLVLSDEILNSIKDSRFHIYTIKHYEEGIELLTGLSSTQVEYAVIKNLMAMNMK; this is encoded by the coding sequence ATGGAACTTACATGGCTACAAGTGAAAGATTTATTTCAACCTTCAGATTTTGTTTTCGATACTACAGAACAAATTTCTGAAAATCATTACTTTATACAACAAGATGTTTCTGCGCTAAATTTTGCTTTAAATTTAAACGATTATAGTATTTTTATCGCAAGCGAAGACCATTTTTTAGACAAAATCAGACAAATGATTGAAGACAAGGCCACTTCACTAGAGACCCCAGATGATTTATGTTACGTATTTAATTTTGATGAGCCAAACAAACCTAATGCTGTATATATCTCAGCCGGAGTCGGTGCGCGTCTTAGCAATGACCTAAAGGAGTTTACCGCATTTTTGAAAAACGAACTCAAATTTTCGAATACTTTATCTCAGGAGCAAGATCTGGTTAATGCCAATGATATTGCAAAGGACGAATTATTTGCTGCCTTAAAAACCGAAGTCTTAAAATTGGGGTTTAAGATTAAGGATGTGGATGGCGGCTGGTCTTTTGTTGCATCTGGGCATAAGATAAAATATTCTGAGGCGAACGCAGCGCTTGTAAAGCAATTGGCACAAATTACCATTACTAAGATTCATGACTTAGATGACCAGTTGGATACTGCATTAACAAACATTTTCGAAGAGGAACTCCTGAAACAAATCAGTGCCCCTTTACACAAACTTAAAACAAAGTATAGTGCCTACCCAGAATTGCTACAATATTTTCAAAACATTTCTGATGACATCCTAGAAAACGCCGAGACATTTGCTCCGCCAGCCGATAATCCAGAAGGTGAATCAGCCTTAAGCGCATTATTGCCTATGCTAGGTGGTCTCGATATAGATGAATTTTTAAAGCGATACGAAGTAAACGTAATTGTTGATAACGGCGCAACAAAAGGCGCTCCAGTAATATTAGCCACCGAATGTGATTATAGCTCTTTGCTAGGAAACATCGTCATTAACGATACTCCAGAAGTATCTAATATTATAGCAGGAGAGCTTCATAAGGCACGCGGCGGCTTTTTGATTGTAAAGGCTGCCGATATTGTTGAACGCATAGACGGCTGGGATGCCATCGCCAAAACACTCAAGACCGGCTTTATTGCTATGAAAGATATTAAAAGCGACACGATCAATAAACCCAAAATGCTGGAGCCCGCAAAAATTACTGCCAACGTTCGCATTATTATGGTTGGTTCACATTATCACCACGAAGCACTCAAAGAATATAGTGCTATGTTTGATGAACTATTTAAGTTGAGAATTGACTTTGCTGATTGCGTTGCTTACACAAAAAATATGGTAGAAGTGATTGGATACGAAGTTCAACAATTTACAAAGGCAAAAAATCTCAAACCGGTTACAACCGCCGCACTGTTGCGTGCAATTAGAAAAACTCAGGAACGCTCCGACAAAATCAACTTAGACTTTAGACCAATAATGAAGTTTATTGAGGAAGCCAATTCTATAGCAGCAGACGAAATTACTGCCGCTGATATCGATGCGGTGGATAATTTTCACAAAACATTGTTAAATAAAGTTCACAAAAATGCCGCCGAGGATTATTTACTGGAGAGAACATTGATTGATGTAAGTGGCGCTAAAGTTGGAGAAATTAACGGTCTTTGCGTATACGATTTAGGTGAATACTCGCTGGGGCAACCTGCAAAGATTACTGCAACTTCATATAGAGGCAAAAAAGGTATTATTAACATCGAAAAAGTTGCGAAGCTAAGCGGCGAAATTCACACCAAGGGCGTCGAAATTATAGAAGGCTTTATCGGAAATCGATTCGCCAAACATATTGATCTTAATTTGAGCTGCAAGATATGCATGGAACAAAGCTATGGTGGGCTCGACGGCGACAGTGCCTCTAGTGCGGAGCTTTATGCTATTATCTCCAGCATTGCGGATATTCCTATTAAGCAAAACTTGGCAGTAACTGGGTCTATCAATCAATATGGCTGCATCCAACCCGTGGGGGGGCTCAACGAAAAAATCGAGGGATTCTTTAGAGCCTGCCAAAGCAAGGGGCTAACTGGTGATCAGGGCGTTATTATTCCTCATCAAAATACGGTAGATTTGGTTTTGTCAGACGAAATTTTAAACAGTATCAAAGACAGTCGCTTTCATATTTATACAATTAAACATTATGAGGAGGGCATCGAACTGCTAACCGGATTATCCTCTACTCAAGTAGAATATGCTGTTATAAAAAATTTGATGGCAATGAACATGAAATAG
- a CDS encoding DUF1349 domain-containing protein: MKMKFLNSANGSQKVHKSGKITLTAAAETDFFVGYDTNTDSVIRRGNAPFLFQEITGDFVITVKVEVDFTYTYDSGVLMLMSDENLWAKVCFEQTDFATIAVVSVVTENFSDDANGCNIRQKYVYLKAVRVKNNISFHYSLDGEVYNMVRLFNIPFNKTIYAGLACQSPVGKGTTATFDDLEIKAITVNNIRTGQ, encoded by the coding sequence ATGAAAATGAAATTCTTAAATTCTGCAAACGGATCACAAAAAGTGCATAAATCTGGAAAAATTACTCTTACCGCCGCTGCAGAGACAGACTTCTTTGTTGGATACGATACCAATACAGATTCTGTTATTCGAAGAGGCAACGCACCTTTTTTGTTCCAAGAAATTACTGGAGATTTTGTAATAACTGTAAAAGTCGAAGTGGATTTTACCTACACCTACGATTCTGGAGTTTTGATGCTAATGAGCGATGAAAATTTATGGGCAAAGGTGTGTTTTGAACAAACTGATTTTGCCACTATTGCCGTTGTGAGTGTAGTTACCGAAAACTTTTCTGATGATGCCAACGGCTGTAACATCCGTCAAAAATATGTGTATCTCAAGGCCGTGCGAGTAAAAAATAATATCTCATTTCATTATTCATTAGATGGAGAGGTTTACAACATGGTTAGGCTTTTTAACATCCCCTTTAACAAAACCATCTACGCAGGTCTGGCGTGTCAATCTCCCGTTGGAAAGGGCACCACTGCAACGTTTGATGACCTGGAAATCAAAGCAATTACAGTGAACAATATTCGAACCGGACAATAA
- a CDS encoding GNAT family N-acetyltransferase, whose amino-acid sequence MIKEVKNKKQFLELLLLADEQESMIDRYLENGTMYALYDEKVLRTICVVAVVKGKTATLEIKNIATVPEFQRCGYGYAMIEYLANAYADDFAEIIVGTGESRLTIPFYEKCGFTRSHVAKNFFVDNYDHPIYENGIQLVDMIYLKRTL is encoded by the coding sequence ATGATAAAAGAAGTGAAAAATAAAAAACAATTTTTGGAGCTATTGCTTTTGGCAGATGAGCAAGAAAGTATGATTGACAGATATTTAGAAAACGGGACTATGTATGCGCTATATGATGAAAAAGTTTTGCGAACTATTTGCGTAGTTGCAGTAGTTAAGGGCAAAACGGCTACTCTCGAAATAAAAAATATTGCAACAGTACCGGAGTTTCAGCGTTGCGGTTACGGTTATGCTATGATAGAATATCTCGCGAACGCATATGCAGATGACTTTGCGGAGATTATAGTGGGAACTGGTGAGAGTCGATTGACTATTCCATTTTATGAAAAGTGCGGCTTTACTAGATCACATGTAGCGAAAAATTTTTTTGTAGATAATTATGATCATCCGATTTATGAAAATGGAATACAACTGGTGGATATGATATATCTAAAAAGAACATTATAA
- a CDS encoding DUF1349 domain-containing protein, whose translation MKHFEWTNAPKDFVISEDRVEIVTQPHTDLWQRTFYHFRNDTAPILQMSTDKQYFSFVVKTQFDSKHRYDQCGIAMYLDCDNWFKASIEKENDQFGHLGSVVTNNGYSDWATTEIAANITSMWYRLSRRENDFRIECSKDGINFSQMRIFHMFNVAEIIRFGIYAASPEESSFRATFTNMEILDCIWMPHDGQKPD comes from the coding sequence ATGAAACATTTTGAATGGACCAATGCCCCAAAAGATTTTGTTATATCAGAAGATAGAGTGGAAATCGTGACGCAACCGCATACGGATCTATGGCAGAGAACTTTTTATCACTTTAGAAATGATACGGCACCAATTCTGCAAATGTCGACAGATAAGCAATATTTTTCGTTTGTGGTAAAGACGCAGTTTGATAGCAAGCATCGGTATGACCAGTGCGGCATTGCTATGTATTTGGATTGTGATAATTGGTTTAAGGCTTCTATAGAAAAGGAAAATGATCAGTTTGGGCATTTAGGAAGTGTTGTAACAAACAATGGATATTCAGATTGGGCAACAACAGAAATTGCCGCTAACATTACTTCGATGTGGTACCGATTAAGTAGGCGAGAAAACGATTTTCGCATCGAATGTTCTAAAGACGGTATAAACTTTTCGCAGATGCGTATCTTTCATATGTTTAACGTCGCAGAAATAATTCGATTTGGGATATACGCAGCGAGTCCAGAAGAATCTTCGTTTAGGGCAACATTTACAAATATGGAAATTTTAGATTGTATTTGGATGCCTCATGATGGACAAAAACCAGATTAA
- the rplS gene encoding 50S ribosomal protein L19 gives MKNAIIAEIENAQLKKDVPEFKVGDSVRVYARIKEGQRERIQMFEGVVLKRQNGGIHETFTVRRMSYGVGVEKMWALHSPNVERIEVIRRGKVRRAKLNYLRERVGKRAKVKELVR, from the coding sequence ATGAAAAATGCAATAATTGCTGAAATTGAAAACGCACAACTAAAGAAAGATGTGCCAGAATTTAAAGTAGGAGACTCTGTTCGTGTATATGCGAGAATTAAAGAGGGTCAAAGAGAACGTATCCAAATGTTTGAAGGCGTTGTATTGAAACGTCAAAACGGTGGAATTCACGAGACATTTACAGTCAGAAGGATGTCTTATGGTGTTGGGGTCGAAAAAATGTGGGCACTACATTCGCCAAACGTAGAGAGAATAGAAGTTATAAGACGAGGTAAAGTTAGACGTGCTAAACTAAACTACTTACGTGAGCGTGTGGGTAAACGTGCAAAAGTTAAAGAATTAGTAAGATAA
- the ylqF gene encoding ribosome biogenesis GTPase YlqF translates to MNIQWYPGHMTKTKRLIEENIKLVDVIIELLDARAPKSTKNPDIDKFAKNKPKILMLNKADLANPAITKEWIKYYENENTKVIPVTSTTGQGIKEVTEAARELLKEKIERDLKRGRIYRPIRAMVVGIPNVGKSTFINSLVGKGAAKTGDKPGVTKGKQWIKMKKGVELLDMPGILWPKFDDQEIAKKLAYLGSINDSILNIQDLAINFIGLAREKFGDIFFKRYAIANIEDLNDHEILIEIGKKRGVLAQKGEVDETRAAKIIIDDFRSQRIGNISLERPVLESKIK, encoded by the coding sequence ATGAACATACAATGGTATCCTGGTCATATGACCAAAACAAAACGATTAATAGAAGAAAATATAAAATTAGTAGACGTTATAATAGAGCTACTTGATGCGAGAGCACCTAAAAGCACCAAAAATCCTGATATCGATAAGTTTGCGAAGAACAAACCCAAAATTCTGATGCTTAACAAAGCCGACCTCGCAAACCCGGCCATTACAAAAGAGTGGATAAAGTATTATGAAAACGAAAACACAAAAGTAATTCCGGTAACGTCTACCACAGGTCAAGGAATTAAAGAAGTAACAGAAGCGGCACGAGAACTACTAAAAGAAAAAATAGAAAGAGATTTAAAGCGTGGCCGAATATATCGCCCAATTAGAGCTATGGTGGTGGGTATTCCAAATGTAGGCAAGTCGACTTTTATTAATTCGTTGGTGGGTAAGGGTGCAGCAAAAACTGGTGATAAGCCAGGGGTAACAAAAGGAAAACAATGGATAAAAATGAAAAAAGGAGTGGAGCTTTTAGATATGCCAGGTATATTATGGCCCAAATTTGATGATCAAGAGATTGCCAAAAAACTTGCTTATTTGGGCTCTATAAATGATTCAATTCTAAATATACAGGACCTTGCTATAAATTTTATAGGATTAGCAAGAGAAAAATTTGGAGATATATTTTTTAAGAGATACGCAATTGCAAATATCGAAGACTTAAATGATCATGAAATTTTAATAGAAATTGGAAAAAAACGTGGCGTTCTCGCTCAAAAAGGAGAAGTGGACGAAACGAGAGCTGCGAAGATTATTATTGATGATTTTAGAAGCCAAAGGATAGGCAATATAAGTTTGGAAAGACCAGTGTTAGAATCTAAAATAAAGTAA
- the selD gene encoding selenide, water dikinase SelD, whose product MEDVIFCKGGGCTAKLGPQALKTILAKLEKKSDPNLLVGFESADDAAVYKVSDDIAIVQTLDFFPPMIEDPYIFGQIAATNALSDIYAMGGEVKTALNIVGFPEKMDLNILGKILQGGNEKVTEAGGVLSGGHSIFDDTVKYGLSVMGVIHPDKIFQNNTPKMGDKLILTKPLGVGISCTAYNTRHMIKDQKLQDLVDLAIEKAIKSMTTLNKYAADVAKRYRTNAMTDVTGFGFLGHLTEMIGTEFGAQIYAADVPYIEEAQVLADEFFITAAAQRNRNFVGDKIKFCNIEASFTEVLFDPQTSGGLLISINPADAQEALAEFKKLGLPCNIVGEIVAGDKIVVETERV is encoded by the coding sequence ATGGAAGACGTGATATTTTGTAAGGGTGGCGGATGCACAGCAAAATTGGGGCCGCAAGCACTTAAGACCATATTGGCAAAACTAGAAAAGAAGAGTGACCCCAATTTATTGGTGGGATTTGAAAGCGCAGATGATGCGGCAGTATACAAAGTTTCTGATGATATAGCCATAGTACAGACGCTAGACTTTTTTCCGCCGATGATAGAAGACCCGTATATCTTTGGGCAAATAGCTGCAACAAATGCGCTATCCGATATATATGCAATGGGTGGAGAGGTGAAGACAGCGCTGAATATAGTGGGATTTCCAGAGAAGATGGACCTAAACATTTTGGGGAAAATTTTACAAGGCGGAAACGAAAAAGTAACGGAAGCGGGAGGAGTTTTATCGGGTGGGCATTCGATATTTGATGATACAGTGAAATATGGCCTTTCGGTAATGGGAGTAATTCATCCAGATAAAATATTTCAAAATAATACGCCCAAAATGGGAGACAAATTAATTTTAACCAAGCCGTTGGGAGTGGGTATATCGTGTACTGCCTATAACACAAGGCATATGATAAAAGATCAAAAATTACAAGATTTGGTAGATTTAGCTATTGAGAAAGCGATAAAATCTATGACCACATTAAATAAGTATGCAGCAGACGTGGCAAAGAGATACCGAACGAATGCGATGACAGATGTAACAGGGTTTGGATTTTTGGGTCATCTAACAGAAATGATAGGAACAGAATTTGGCGCACAGATCTATGCCGCGGACGTGCCTTATATAGAAGAAGCGCAGGTGTTAGCAGATGAATTTTTTATTACAGCGGCTGCGCAACGGAACCGAAATTTTGTGGGCGACAAAATTAAATTTTGTAATATAGAAGCGTCGTTTACAGAAGTACTTTTTGATCCGCAAACTTCGGGAGGATTGTTGATTAGTATAAATCCAGCAGATGCACAAGAAGCGTTGGCAGAGTTCAAAAAGCTGGGATTGCCATGTAATATAGTTGGCGAAATTGTCGCAGGTGATAAAATCGTTGTGGAAACGGAGAGAGTGTAA
- the nagA gene encoding N-acetylglucosamine-6-phosphate deacetylase, with amino-acid sequence MQYIYNGKILFKGKVLHNKAIIFSDKIEKIVEADSATLRNLVGIDAKGKYISAGFIDIHIHGYAGFDTMDGTGQAITKIAEGIAANGVTAFLPTTMSMPKAAIERALNAIQEVRKTQSSGAEVLGAHLEGPYFNLKYMGAQNPDYIVNPTVSDAEFIKKYIDIIKLVSVAPEVDGAIDLINAIKADVAISMGHTAATFTEAIAGINAGISSATHLFNAMSPLHHRDPGVVGAAMITNIFCEMICDCVHVDPALFELISKLKSPDKLILITDSISAGGCVDGEYSLGGQKVIVSGGSARLESGALAGSVLKLNKALYNIISNSNFTIETAINFVTTNPAKLIGVDNFKGSLEPGKDADIVIFDNVVNIARTICKGNVIY; translated from the coding sequence GTGCAATATATATATAATGGCAAGATTTTGTTTAAGGGCAAAGTACTTCATAACAAGGCAATAATATTTTCTGATAAGATTGAGAAAATTGTGGAAGCGGACTCGGCGACATTGCGAAATTTGGTGGGAATAGATGCGAAGGGAAAATATATTTCTGCAGGATTTATAGACATCCATATTCATGGCTATGCCGGATTTGATACGATGGACGGGACAGGGCAAGCGATAACAAAGATAGCCGAGGGTATTGCAGCGAACGGGGTAACAGCCTTTTTGCCAACAACTATGAGTATGCCCAAAGCTGCAATTGAGAGAGCATTGAATGCAATCCAAGAAGTGCGTAAAACTCAAAGTAGCGGGGCAGAAGTTTTGGGTGCTCATCTAGAAGGACCGTACTTTAACTTGAAATATATGGGTGCACAAAATCCAGATTATATAGTGAATCCAACGGTATCAGATGCAGAATTTATTAAAAAATATATAGATATAATAAAATTGGTATCGGTGGCTCCCGAAGTTGACGGAGCTATAGATTTGATCAATGCAATCAAAGCGGATGTTGCAATATCGATGGGGCATACGGCGGCAACATTCACCGAGGCAATAGCAGGAATAAATGCGGGGATCTCCAGCGCAACGCATCTGTTTAACGCAATGAGCCCACTACATCATAGAGACCCTGGAGTAGTTGGAGCCGCGATGATCACGAATATATTTTGCGAAATGATTTGCGATTGTGTTCATGTAGATCCGGCCTTGTTTGAATTAATATCAAAGCTGAAATCTCCAGATAAACTGATTTTAATCACTGATTCGATAAGCGCCGGAGGATGTGTAGATGGCGAGTATTCGTTGGGAGGACAAAAAGTGATTGTGTCCGGCGGCAGTGCAAGGCTAGAGAGCGGCGCATTAGCAGGGAGCGTATTAAAATTGAATAAAGCTTTGTATAATATAATTTCTAATTCAAATTTTACCATAGAAACAGCGATCAATTTTGTGACCACTAATCCTGCCAAGCTTATAGGTGTCGATAACTTCAAGGGCAGCTTGGAGCCAGGCAAAGACGCGGATATAGTCATTTTTGACAATGTGGTAAATATTGCCAGAACCATCTGCAAAGGTAATGTTATATATTAG
- a CDS encoding DJ-1 family glyoxalase III, which produces MKVGIVFPDGFEEIEGLAVVDILRRGQADVTMIGLTDSTVSSAQKIQVIMDATVESVNFDDFDMIVMPGGAGAENYLPCEKLKNAIAAFLGNNNKFVGAICAAPNILGRWGLLNHRSVTVYPTIEVAGADIRRQKVVVDGNLITGAGPGASMEFGYALLSKMADEETVKILKEKMIV; this is translated from the coding sequence ATGAAAGTAGGGATAGTATTTCCAGATGGTTTCGAGGAAATTGAAGGACTTGCTGTTGTAGATATTTTGCGACGTGGGCAAGCAGATGTTACAATGATTGGTCTAACAGATAGTACAGTTTCTAGCGCACAAAAAATCCAGGTTATTATGGATGCGACAGTAGAGTCTGTAAATTTCGATGACTTTGATATGATTGTAATGCCAGGAGGAGCCGGTGCTGAAAACTATTTGCCTTGCGAAAAATTAAAGAATGCCATCGCGGCATTTTTAGGGAATAACAACAAATTCGTTGGTGCAATTTGCGCCGCACCAAACATATTGGGTAGATGGGGTTTGCTAAACCACCGCAGTGTTACTGTATATCCAACTATAGAAGTGGCAGGAGCTGATATTAGAAGACAAAAGGTTGTAGTTGACGGAAATTTAATAACTGGAGCGGGACCGGGGGCTTCTATGGAATTCGGATATGCGTTATTATCCAAAATGGCTGATGAAGAAACTGTTAAAATACTTAAAGAAAAAATGATTGTTTAG
- a CDS encoding PTS sugar transporter subunit IIA — MGLFNKQKGLLAPVSGQCISLTDVDDTVFSTLMLGDGIAIEPTEGVVVAPADGTVELVMNESEHTVGLKLRNDVEVLIHVGVNTADLKGKGFKCLVRTGDKVKSGMPLIEFDKKIIEDNGYKATTIFIISDKHDQSIKFKNETDIVTAGKDIVLDL; from the coding sequence ATGGGATTGTTTAATAAGCAAAAAGGATTGTTAGCACCTGTGAGTGGACAATGTATATCGCTTACAGATGTTGATGATACAGTATTTTCGACTTTAATGCTTGGAGACGGAATTGCTATTGAGCCTACAGAAGGAGTTGTTGTGGCACCAGCAGATGGAACAGTTGAACTGGTTATGAACGAATCTGAACACACCGTGGGGCTTAAGCTGAGAAATGATGTCGAGGTTTTAATTCATGTTGGAGTTAACACAGCAGATCTAAAAGGCAAGGGATTTAAATGCTTAGTACGTACTGGTGATAAAGTAAAGTCAGGAATGCCATTAATCGAATTTGATAAAAAAATTATAGAAGATAACGGATATAAAGCCACTACAATATTTATAATTTCCGACAAACACGATCAATCGATTAAGTTTAAAAATGAAACCGATATCGTAACTGCAGGAAAAGACATAGTCTTAGATTTATAA
- a CDS encoding putative manganese-dependent inorganic diphosphatase: MNKKTYVFGHQNPDTDSICSAIAYAYYKRCLGDTNVVAARLGALNRESNFALNKFNIKPPIIVHHIKPQVLDMNYYKVRPVYTGDSVKKAWTVMGESGKGIVPVLHQDHSLAGVVTLTDIAKSYLELTENTVLRETRTPFVNILSVLNGKIIYGEYPEPYVQGDIYTIAEIQDDSKLNNTDIILTGNNPRLIEEAVNTGAGCVIVTGVDIEHINVLIPKNATCAIVCVPDCFSTVIKMINQSTPIKNIMGKNELIFFETEDTIDEVKEIMLKSSFRHFPILNKDAEVAGLISKRHILDIQKKKVILVDHNENSQSALGIDQAEILEIIDHHRVANIDTQAPVFLRVEPVGCTCTIIAKMFNEANIMPPREIAGLMLSAILSDTLCFKSPTCTPEDIKVANRLAKIAEVDIMAYGEELISIGGALDKIPISEILEGDVKTFSLGEYKTLISQVNTTSLKSLEKIQHNLVQEMNAIQLKNQVDLVILIVTDILLGGSEIIAVGPQKKLAEKAFGIAPDKNSVYLEDVCSRKKQIIPQLTTAIQNI, translated from the coding sequence ATGAATAAAAAAACCTATGTGTTTGGACATCAGAATCCCGATACCGATTCAATTTGTTCAGCAATAGCATATGCATATTATAAAAGATGTTTGGGAGATACTAATGTAGTTGCAGCAAGATTGGGCGCATTGAATCGCGAAAGTAACTTTGCGTTAAATAAATTTAATATCAAGCCCCCTATAATAGTTCATCATATAAAGCCTCAAGTTTTAGATATGAATTATTATAAAGTACGGCCAGTTTATACCGGCGATTCTGTCAAAAAGGCTTGGACAGTAATGGGAGAATCTGGAAAGGGGATTGTTCCTGTATTGCACCAAGACCATTCACTTGCAGGTGTCGTAACTTTAACTGATATTGCGAAGTCATATCTTGAACTTACCGAAAACACAGTGCTTCGCGAAACTCGAACTCCATTTGTAAACATATTAAGCGTATTAAATGGAAAAATTATTTACGGAGAATATCCTGAGCCATATGTTCAAGGAGATATATACACTATTGCCGAAATTCAAGATGATAGTAAGTTAAATAATACGGACATAATTTTGACTGGCAATAATCCTAGATTGATAGAAGAAGCTGTTAACACAGGAGCCGGATGCGTAATTGTAACAGGAGTTGATATTGAGCATATAAATGTATTAATTCCCAAAAATGCCACATGTGCCATTGTGTGTGTACCAGATTGCTTTTCTACAGTAATCAAAATGATAAATCAAAGTACACCAATCAAAAATATTATGGGAAAAAACGAATTGATCTTTTTTGAAACCGAAGATACAATCGATGAAGTTAAAGAAATCATGCTAAAAAGTAGCTTTAGACATTTTCCTATTTTAAACAAAGATGCCGAAGTCGCAGGGCTAATTTCTAAACGCCATATTTTGGACATTCAAAAGAAGAAAGTGATCCTTGTTGATCATAACGAAAACTCACAAAGTGCTTTGGGCATTGATCAAGCTGAAATTTTAGAGATAATTGATCATCACAGAGTAGCTAATATTGATACCCAAGCTCCAGTTTTTCTGCGGGTCGAACCCGTAGGATGTACTTGTACTATTATTGCAAAGATGTTTAATGAAGCAAACATCATGCCTCCACGCGAAATTGCAGGGCTAATGCTCAGCGCCATATTATCCGATACATTGTGTTTTAAATCACCAACTTGTACTCCAGAAGATATCAAGGTGGCAAATCGACTCGCCAAAATAGCAGAAGTCGATATTATGGCCTACGGCGAAGAACTTATTTCCATCGGAGGAGCATTGGACAAAATTCCTATTAGCGAAATTTTGGAAGGAGATGTAAAAACTTTTTCACTTGGTGAATACAAAACGCTAATTTCTCAAGTAAATACAACCAGTCTAAAAAGTTTAGAAAAAATACAGCATAATTTAGTTCAAGAAATGAATGCAATTCAACTAAAAAATCAAGTAGATCTAGTCATTTTAATAGTGACAGACATTCTTCTGGGTGGTTCCGAAATTATAGCAGTAGGCCCGCAAAAAAAATTGGCCGAAAAAGCATTTGGAATCGCACCAGACAAAAATAGTGTATATCTAGAAGATGTATGTTCTCGGAAAAAACAAATTATTCCGCAACTTACAACAGCTATTCAAAATATATAA